The genomic region TCTTCTTTTGTCATTTTAACATCACTTGGAAGGCAAAGGCCTCTTGTGAAAATATCCATACCGATATCAAGAGGTTTCCCATCTTCTCCGACAGCACCGCCTTTGATATAAGCATTTGTTTTTGCTCTTCCGTCACCAAAGCGGGTAACAAAAGGATTCATTCTGAAAATCGGTTGCATATGCATTGGTTTCCAGATTGGTCTTCCCTCTGCGTTATACTTTGCAAGTTTATCCAAAATTTCCTGAGGACAGGTTTTACCCTTTTCTTCTATGTATAGATAATCATTTTCTCCTCTTACCTGTTTTGCCATTGCGTCTTTATCTATTATAAGGCAGGATAACCAGAAGTTTGGTTCGCTGTTTACTTCGTCATAAGGATTCATTTTAACAGGTAAATCTTTTAACCCTTCCTTATATCTTTCGTAAATTTCTTTTTTTAGTTTTATATGCTCGTCAAGATAATTTAACTGACCTCTTACAACACCTGCAATAAAATTGCTCATTCGATAGTTATAGCCGACTTCTTCGTGCTGATACCACGGTGCATTTTCTCTTGACTGAGTTGACCATTTTCTCACTTTATTAGCAGTTTCCAAATCGTCAGTAAAGAGCATTCCACCGCTTGTACCTGTAATAATTTTATTTCCGTTAAAACTGATACAACCCACTTTTCCTAACGTACCAGTTTGTTTACCTTTATATGTAGCACCAAATGATTCGGCAGCATCTTCAATAATAACTGCTCCGTGCTTATCAGCAATTTCCTTGATTTCGTCCATCTTACAAGGTGTACCATAAAGATGAACAACTACAATAACTTTAACAGACGGATAAATTTCAAAGGCTTTTTCCAATGCTTTCGGGTCCATATTCCAGGTATCATACTCAGTATCAATAAAAATCGGCTCTCCACCTTCATAAAGAACGGGATTAACTGTAGCCGAAAAAGTTACATCCGATGAAAATACCTTATCGCCTTTCTTAACTCCTGCAAGTTTCATTGCAAGATGTAATGCAGAAGTTCCTGTTGCAAGCGCAACAGCAAATTTTGAGCCAACTTTTTTAGCAGAAATTTTTTCTACTTCATCTATATTTGCCCCTACTGTTGACATCCAGTTGGTATCATAAGCCTCTTTTGCAAAAAGCATTTCATCGCCATGCATTGTAGGCGAAGAAAGCCAGACTTTTTTGTCAAATTTATACATCTTTACCCCTCTGTTTCCCATATTTTCCTATCTTTAGTACATTTAAAGACACTTAGCACATTATATAAAACTATTTTAACACTTTCGTTCTATATAGTCAAGGACTATTTAAATTCATAATTCAAAATGCAAAGTGCAAAATTTTACTCTTTTGATTAATTTTTCCCATTTTTTTCTTTACATAAAAATTCCTATGTTGTAAACAATAGCAATATAAATTGAATTTTGAAATCGGTTTAATTTGTCGGCTTTACCGACACTGTAAATTATTCATTATTCATCATTTATTAATTAAAAGGGAGTTTTAAATATGAAAGCGACAGGAATTGTTAGAAGAATAGACGATTTGGGAAGAGTTGTTATACCAAAAGAAATAAGAAGAACTATGCGGATTTCTGAGGGAGACCCCTTAGAAATATATACCAATAATGAGGGTGCAGTTCTTTTTAAAAAATATTCACAGGTTGGTGACATCAGTGAATTCGCAGACGAATATGCACAGGCGATAAATGATATAACCGGCTACACAACGGTTGTAACCGATAAAGATATGATTGTATCTGTCTGCGGTGTGCCAAAAAAAGAGGTAGTTGGCAAAAACTTGTCAAATGAACTTAAAGAAATCATTGATGACAGAATGGTTTACGGGTATGTTGACGGTGAAGAAAGTATCAATCTTGTTGATTTTACAGACAAATATAAAGTAAGTATTGCCTGTCCTATAGTTTGTATGAATGAACCTGTAGGAATGGTTGGAATAGTTTTTTCCGACCTTGCAAAAAAACTTGGAGAAACAGAAGAAAAAATTGCACAGACAAGTGCAACTGTTCTTGGGAAAATAATAGGTAATTAAAAGGAATATTAAAATATGCATACCTTTGACTGTGCATATTTTAATAACAAAAAAAGAAGCAGATTTTTCTGCTCTTTTTTGATTTTAAAATTATACTGTTACTCCGCTCATTATTTCAGATATTATATCCAAAACTTTCTGATGGCATCCACCACAGCCTGTAGAACAGTGAGTTACTTCCTGAACACTTTTAAAAGCACTAAGAACATCGTCAAATTTTTCAAAGTTTTCCAGTGCGTCAGCAATATTAGCGTAACTTACTTGTTTACAATTACACACCATATAATTTTCTTTCATAGAATTTAACCCCTTTTTTATAAAATGTTGATTTAGTAACCCCTCAAAATCTTTATTAAAATATAAAAGTAAATTTATATAAGGTGGGAAGGGGCAGGAATTGCACCTGCCAACAAATTGCTCTCTAGCCCTTCCCCATTAAACCTTATTTTTACAATTTTATGCTTACTTAAAATATCTCTTTAAAAGTCCTTCTAAACCTTTTCCGTGACGAGCCTCG from Oscillospiraceae bacterium harbors:
- a CDS encoding aminotransferase class I/II-fold pyridoxal phosphate-dependent enzyme, translated to MYKFDKKVWLSSPTMHGDEMLFAKEAYDTNWMSTVGANIDEVEKISAKKVGSKFAVALATGTSALHLAMKLAGVKKGDKVFSSDVTFSATVNPVLYEGGEPIFIDTEYDTWNMDPKALEKAFEIYPSVKVIVVVHLYGTPCKMDEIKEIADKHGAVIIEDAAESFGATYKGKQTGTLGKVGCISFNGNKIITGTSGGMLFTDDLETANKVRKWSTQSRENAPWYQHEEVGYNYRMSNFIAGVVRGQLNYLDEHIKLKKEIYERYKEGLKDLPVKMNPYDEVNSEPNFWLSCLIIDKDAMAKQVRGENDYLYIEEKGKTCPQEILDKLAKYNAEGRPIWKPMHMQPIFRMNPFVTRFGDGRAKTNAYIKGGAVGEDGKPLDIGMDIFTRGLCLPSDVKMTKEEQDNVIKIIRSCFE
- a CDS encoding AbrB/MazE/SpoVT family DNA-binding domain-containing protein, producing the protein MKATGIVRRIDDLGRVVIPKEIRRTMRISEGDPLEIYTNNEGAVLFKKYSQVGDISEFADEYAQAINDITGYTTVVTDKDMIVSVCGVPKKEVVGKNLSNELKEIIDDRMVYGYVDGEESINLVDFTDKYKVSIACPIVCMNEPVGMVGIVFSDLAKKLGETEEKIAQTSATVLGKIIGN
- a CDS encoding (2Fe-2S)-binding protein; protein product: MKENYMVCNCKQVSYANIADALENFEKFDDVLSAFKSVQEVTHCSTGCGGCHQKVLDIISEIMSGVTV